AGGAGGTGAACTCGCTCTTGTCCGCGTCCGTCTTGCCCGGCGCCAGGTGTTCCGCGCCGAGGTAGGTCTGGCCGACGTAGTCGCCGTCCTTGTCGAAGGCGTTGACGAGGACGGAGTAGTTGGCGGGTTCGTCGCCCTCGTTCGTGATCTTGTAGACGAACTCGTACGTCGACTCCGGCTCGGAGTCGTCGTCCGTGTCGCAGTCGTTGAACGTGTAGATGTCCGTGTCGTCGCAGTACGCGTCGTCGTCGCTGTCGTCGTCCACATCGCTGTCGTCGGTGACCAACTTGCCGCCGGACACCTCGACATGGCCCATGGGGTCCCCGTCGCCCGACAGCGCCCAGTACGCGACACCGCCGCCCACGGCGAGTACGGCGGCCGCGGTGGCGGCGACGAGACGGGTGCGGTTGCGCCGTCGGCCGGCCCCGCCGCCGGGAGCCGGCGGAACCGGCCCCGGGGGAGTGGCGGGCAGCGGATAAGCGGGTGCGGCTTCGGGTCTCTCGGGCGTGCTGTCGGACATGCGGGGGGTGACTCCTCGTCTGCGTGGAGCAACTGAGCTCTGGCGCACGTGAGTTCGGCGCGTGGTGTTGTTCACGGGAACGGTGCGGCGCGGCCCCTCGGGGGCGGCGATGTGCACAGGGAGAGTATGGGTTTTTTGTGTTAGCGATGTCAACGCGTTCGGTAAGTCGCCCGTACCGTCCGTACGGTGCGTCAGCGTACGGACACGTTTTGTGGACTGTGCGAATCTGAGTGGGCCACTGTGGGAACCCTCGCGCCCTCGATAGTGGGGGACTTGGCGCGGTGAGGGTGACGTCGACAACGCGGACCGCGTTCACCAGTGAATCGGGAGGACGACCGTGACCGCACCGCATGCAGAGCCGCAGGCCGGTGAGCCACTCATGCCCATGCCCGCACTCATCCCTGAGGCGCTGCGTGCTGCGGTCGAGCGGCTGACGCCGAGCCGCATGCCGACATTCGTGCGTGATCTCGTCGAGGCGACCACCAGTGCTCAGCAGGAACAGTCCCTCGCGCCACTGCGCACCTTCGTCCACATGTGGGGTGTGTTCGTCGCGATTCAGCGGTACCCCTCACGCGGCGCGCACCTGCGACATCTGGAGGAGATCGTGAGTGCC
The DNA window shown above is from Streptomyces sp. NBC_00670 and carries:
- a CDS encoding DUF6247 family protein, translated to MTAPHAEPQAGEPLMPMPALIPEALRAAVERLTPSRMPTFVRDLVEATTSAQQEQSLAPLRTFVHMWGVFVAIQRYPSRGAHLRHLEEIVSAGVEDPTDAIAEIRKIHADAAVEAGV